The region cttctttttttttttttttttttaaggaatttgTGCTAATaatcagatattttttttttgtatgatgaGTTCTATGAGCAAAATGTCCTAGGTCTGCTCTGCAGCCTTTGTTGGATAAGGgggatttttgtggatgcagaatatACGTTTACAATTTACATCACGATGGTCCAGCATACAGGGTTAGGGGGTCAgctcatcagtggcgtagccagaagacaatttttgggtgggcattAGAGAAACTCCtgccacctgatgcacccatgccactcccaataacttcaatgggagtagcagtgctggcctcagtggctgcaggccacattcagagctaggggaaatacaagagggtgcactcttcatcctccactgagccacggtcctccaacacacatatgcttctcccaaatatgccctaaatattacaacggggccctaaaatatcaattcctccatcaagaaaactgaacaagccaaattattatagaatactacatagaaatttcatgctagcagaatactttagtcacacacacagaacctaaatgccaaatacagaataagtgaccacaaaccataaacaaattaaattgaaatcccaagaggccagaccttgcatatagcacagagaaatacaaagagatgcattttctcctatactatgcaaaatataatgatagcacatgcaagagatAGTGTTGGACAGCTGGACCTGGACTGTGGAAGGAAAGGCAGCGAGGGATGTTAGACTGGAGTAGTTAGGGTGGGCTTCGGGAAAAGTGCAGTATGCTTGCAGCTCATTAAAGCATACTTTTGCTAAAATAGCTTCAGAGgccatttttacaaaaaaaaaaagataactgcATATCAAAGTGTCACTATCTAGTCCCACAGAGCAACACCTTTCCTATAATGCCCTGTCTCGGCCCCTGTCAAAGGATCCCCCATTCAGAGGGCCTCCAATCCCTAGCGGGATCCTTAGCACCCGTCAAGCCTGCAACTAAAAAGCgacaagaaaaaacaaacaaacaaacaaacaaaacaaagggACATCAAGTCCTACTCCCatagcaaagaaaagaaaacccaaGCCCCCTGTACAGTCGCTCCCACTGTCCCTAACAGCTTATCATATTGAagacttttttttgtgttttgaaagAGCAAGAGCGATCCTCCGTAACTCCTGCCCTGTTGGCACAGAAGACCTGGAACTCTTCTACAAAGATTGTAGGCTGACTGCAATAATTCACCGCTTCTCGGGTTCTGTCTCAGCAGTTAAACTAGTTTGGTGCcttgacattattttatttatttgttacatttgtatcccacatttccccacctatttgcaggctcaatgtggcttacatcttaccGTAAGGCGATCGCCTAGACCGGTATGGAAACAgatacaatttgatgttagggATCAGGTAAAGTTAGTATATTCAGGTTTCTAGGGATCGAAGATAGGAAGTAATATATAGTGTCCAGTACAGTTTATGGTTTGCTGTGTTGTAGATTGGAGGCATCTAGGTTAGGTCGGTgaggaatgcttttctgaataggtaggtctttaatgatctcctgaagtttacaTGGTCGTAGAttgatttcacagtctttggcagtgtattccacaattgtatgcctatgtaggagaagttggatgcataggctaatttgtatctgagacctttgcaactcaggtagtggagatttagataggTACGTGATGCTCTAGTTCTGTTTCTGGTCGAGAGGTCAATCAGGTcgaccatatatcctgggacttcacAGGATATATGCACAGACCACGTTGGCGGCTGAAGACTATTTGGTGCATCCAGTCCACCCATTTGTGCCTGCCTACTATACTGCCACAAATCTTCCTCATCAGTGGTTTTATCCCTTCTTTGTCCTGCAAAATTACTTCTCTCTGATCTAGAACACGAGTGGataaaggtgttttttttgtttgtttgttacatttgtactccgcgctttcccactcatggcaggctcaatgcggcttacatggggcaatggagggttaagtgacttgcccagagtcacaaggagctgtctgtgcctgaagtgggaatcaaactcagttcctcaggaccaaagcccaccaccctaaccactaggccactcctccactgttgctactatttgagattctacatggaatgttgctattccactagcaacattccatgtagaagtcggcccttgcaaatcaccaatgtggccgcgcaggcttctacatggaatgttgctagaatagcaacattccatgtagaatctccaatagtatctattttatttttgttacatttgtaccctgcgctttcccactcatggcaggctcaatgcggcttacatggggcaatggagggttaagtgacttgcccagagtcacaaggagctgcctgtgcctgaagtgggaatcaaactcagttcctcaggaccaaagtccaccaccctaaccactaggccactcctccactgttgctactatttgaagtcggcccttgcagatcaccaatgtggccgcgcaggcttctgcttctgtgagtctgatgtcctggaaacagaagcctgcgtagcgtagccttctacatggaatgttgctagtggaatagcaacattccatgtagaatctccaatagtatctattttatttttgttacatttgtaccctgcgctttcccactcatggcaggctcaatgcggcttacatggggcaatggagggttaagtgacttgcccagagtcacaaggagctgcctgtgcctgaagtgggaatcaaactcagttcctcaggaccaaagtccaccaccctaaccactaggccactcctccactgttgctactatttgaagtcggcccttgcagatcaccaatgtggccgcacaggcttctgcttctgtgagtctgatgtcctggaaacagaagcctgcgtagcgtagccttctacatggaatgttgctagtggaatagcaacattccatgtagaatctccaatagtatctattttatttttgttacatttgtaccccgcgctttcccactcatggcaggctcaatgcggcttacatagggcaatggagggttaagtgacttgcccagagtcacaaggagctgcctgtgcctgaagtgggaatcaaactcagttcctcagttccccaggaccaaagtccaccaccctaaccactaggccaagaaAATAAGCAAAATAAATCTGCAAACTTATTTTTGAAGGGATGGTTCTACAGTGTTCGTGCTgagaactttattttaaaaaagactACTAGTTATACAAGAACATTTTGAGCCTTTTTCCCTTACAAGGGCAGAGTATAGGCAGGGTGAGCCCTTTCCTTACAAGGATGTCATTTTCTAAATGAGTTCATACTTTGGTACAAAGAAACCGATGTGCTTCTTTTAGTGCTTCCTGCATTTGTGGATACCCAGAAAGTTTACAGGCTTCTGGAAGCTTCAGCCAAGAAAAGGCCTGGTGCTCATGGGACAGCTTGATTTCAGTGGCAGCATCTTTGATTTCAGCCAGCCAGTATATGACAGTTTTGGGTTTACCCTTAACAGGATAACCCAGTTCCTTCTGGAAGCCTTTGATAACATTGAACTGGCTAGCATGAAGTCCCGCCTCCTCTTCTGTCTCACGTAGGGCTGCCGTTAGGTCATCCTCCCCTGGATCTACATGACCTGCAAGAGGCAAAATAGGGCTTAGAATAAAGGTCAGGTTAAACTACATTCATAAAGACTATTTCTTCTAGCTCAATGGTTCTCAAAACCAATCTTCAAGAAGAGGATCGAGTAACCTTCAAGAATTAAAGCAAAACCATTACTTCCATGCCTCTCACTTCTGTATCTCTCCCGTTTTGCTGACTGGTGCCCTCtagaaacactcaaaagattcgccaaatcctactgcaaactagatatatgcccaaacaaccttatgaaatcagctcctcaacaattcataatagacctaacgaaccatgtaaactccatgctacaaaacggacttttcccaaaagaaaaatttttactcactccaatacccaaagacacaaagaaaagtgcaAGCAAAATAACTAATtataggccagtagcatccataccactaataaccaaaataaccgaagggatggtaacaaaacaacttacaaattatctaaacaagttctcaatactgcatgaagcccaatcaggattccgatcgaatcacagcacggaaacagtattaattaccctgatgactaaatttaaacaaatgattgcaaccggcaacaatatactcctcctacaatttgacaatgtcaagtgcctttgatatggttgaccacaaaatcctactacacatacttgaatattttggcatcagaGGCaacgtcctaaactggttcaaggggttcctaaccttgcactcataccaggtcacatcaaattcaactacgtctactgcatggacacctgaatatggagtaccgcaaggatcacccctctcaccaactatcttcaacctaatgatgacacccttggcaaaacttctatcaaaccataacgttaacccatatatatacgctgacgatgtaacaatatacatccctttcaaacaagacatcaaagaaatctccaatgaaatcaaccaaaacttacacatcatgaacacctgggcagatgcatttcgattgaaactgaatgcagaaaaaactcaatgcctgatacttacctcccaatacaaaacaaattaatttaccgctataaacacaccaaaactaaatcttccaatctcagaaactaaaaatccttggagttactattgaccgccacctaacacttgaaacccacgcaaacacaaccaaaaagatgttctactgcatgtggaaattgaaaagaataagaccattcttcccaagatccatcttccgcagcctagtgcaatcactcgtgctcagccatctggactactgcaactcactatacgcaggttgtaaaaaGCAATTACTGAGGAAacgtcaaacagcccagaacacagcagccagactcatcttcgggaaaccaaaatacgaaagtgcgaaacccttacgagagaagctacactggctcccactcaaggaacgcattacttttaaagtatgcacactagtccacaaaatcattcacggtgaagccccagcctacatgtctgacttaatagacctaccacccagaaacgctaaaagatcatcccgaactttcctcaacctccacttccctaattgcaaaggcataaaatacaaagtgctgcatgcgtcaaccttttcttatatgagcacacaattctggaacaaactaccacgaaacctgaaaacgatctacgaactaaccgacttccgcaaactattaaagacccatctctttgaaaaaatctatcgaaaggatcaaaacacatgaagcccacacatactgttagcaatgcatcaatacattctcttctataCTCTTATCCCCCGCAATTTTAACACACTTAAACCTTAATTTacaggtaaaaaatagaaaaatattataCCCAAACGTTCTCTTGCTATTGCTCTGTTGCCCTAccagtatccgttgttcttctaTTGAACaattgttcttttccattgttttattccccttaacgatacttggactttgttttaacttaactcctcacaatgtaaccataaccatgttgtaacagattgtacctccatcattacaatgtattgtaagccacactgaacccgcaaataggtgggaaaatgtgggatacaaatgcaataaataaataaataaaaagagtaaaactgtAAATTGTGAACAGGACTATGAGCTGGGAAGTACAGCAACCCACCTATACCTTCTGAGGGTTTGCTCAACAGTCACAGTCCAACTCATTGCAAGCTTGCTGCTAGTTTTACATGGAAGAGCAAGGCCTTGCACTTTTCTGCTGGGAGGTCAATTAGCTGAGGCATGTGGTGTGACAATCACAAATGAATACCACCATTTGGGTTTCACAAGTTCACATCTTTTAGGGTTGCTTCCAGGATAACCAAAATATGAAAATTAACTTGATACCTAGGCCAAAGGTATGCCCATATATAGTTCATAAATATTATCTGTAGCTAGTAGAAGCACAAACATATGGAAATTTTCAGAACCAGCTCTGAGAATCACGATTTAACTGAAACAGACATGTTTCAGGTCAATTTGGGCACTTTTTAGTGTTACAATACATACACCTAGTTTTGGTTCTCTCCAATCTACTTTTCTTTTTTGAGCGATTCTTACTGTCTTTGCCAGCAACATCTGTTGTAACTGGCCCGTAAGcctcctatatatatatttttttttttttgttacatttgtaccccgcgctttcccactcatggcaggctcaatccggcttacatggggcaatggagggttaagtgacttgtccagagtcacaaggagctgcctgtgcctgaagtgggaatcgaactcagttcctcaggaccaaagcccaccaccctaaccactaggccactcctccattgttgctactatttgagattctacatggaatgttgctattcaactagcaaacattccatgtacaagtcagCCCTTccagatcaccaatatggccgcgcaggcttcttctgcgagtctgacgtcctgcacatatgtgcaggacatcagactcacagaaacagaagcctgcgcagccttctacatggaatgttgctagtggaatagtaacaatccatgtagaatctccaatagtagcaacattctatctagaatcaccaatagtagcaacattccatgtagaatctccaatagtatctattttatttttgttacatttgtaccctgcgctttcccactcatggcaggctcaatgcggcttacatggggcaatggagggtaaagtgacttgcccagagtcacaaggagctgcctgtgcctgaagtgggaatcgagctcagttcctcaggaccaaagtccaccaccctaaccactaggccactcctccactgttgctactatttgagattctacatggaatgttgctattccactagcaacattccatgtagaagtcggcctttgcagatcaccaatgtggccgcgcaggcttctgcttctgtgagtctgacgtccatcctgcacatggaatgttgctgcattgctagtggaatagcaacattccatgtagaatctccaatagtagcaacattccatgtagaatctccaatagtatctattttatttttgttacatttgtaccccgcgctttcccactcatggcaggctcaatgcggcttacatggggcaatggagggttaagtgacttgcccagagtcacaaggagctgcctgtgcctgaagtgggaattgaactcagttccccaggaccaaagtccaccaccctaaccaccaggccactcctccactgttgctactattggagattctacatggattgttgctactgttggagattctacatggaatgttgctattctactagcaacattccatgtagaagtcggcccttgcagatcaccaatgtggccgcgcaggcttctgcttctgtgagtctgacgtcagactcacagaaacagaagcctgcgcaggcttctacatggaatgttgctagtggaatagcaacattccatgtagaatctccaacagtagcaacattccatgtagaatctccaatagtagcaacattccatgtagaatctccaatagtatctattttatttttgttacatttgtaccctgcgctttccctctcatggcaggctcaatgcggcttacatggggcaatggagggttaagtgacttgcccagagtcacaaggagctgcccgtgcctgaagtgggaatcaaactcagttcctcagttccccaggaccaaagtccaccaccctaaccactaggccactccttggatAAAAACATACAAGTAAACCTTTTATAACTGCTTAAAAttcctaacaaaaaaaaatgttctaaggTCTGTAGAttcttcttgtctttttttttttattttgtttagttttgcaCACCATGTCAGCAATGCTAAGCGTGAGGATCACTGCTGCTAGTACTCATCTTATTACTTGCACTGTCCTAAAGGCTGCTTCCTTCTGGTGTTCATAGGATGCAGTATGTACAGGCAAATTATCAAGGTGCGTTAACCTATTACCTTTGGGAGGGGTCCAGTGGTGAATGCCATAAGACGTCTGCAACAGAAGAAATTCAATGTTGTCAGCTACTTCCTGAGCAGGAACATCAGACTGTAGTCTCCTGAAGATGATCAAACCGCATGCTCTAACGGACATTATCCAGCTGCTTGTTTAACCTTGAAGTATGGATATGAACGCTGGAGATACAAAAATCAGAAAAACAGATTATCATCCTCCTAAAAAGATAAGGACTCTCTTCTGATCTGGAAGAAAATTTCATGTAAGGCTGCTCTGCGATTTCCAACACCAGCTGTTCCAACTACTTTTCACAGCCTGACACCAAGAACAGACCTTCCAGTACAAAGGACAAATCGTAACACCCGAGGCAGGTGTTCTGAACCCTGGATACATTCTGGAACAACCATTCTGTGAGTCGGAATAGCCTGCAGAATAACAGTTCCAGGTTCTGGGTCCGACTGCAACTATATTCACATGCCCACTGAACCACCTCAACCCTACCTAGGCTGGTTCTAGGTTTTCTGCCACCCCATGCAAGTGGCAAAGCTAGGCTTGAATGGGCCCTTATTAACACCATCTCTTCCTAGGTGGTGGGGACCTCTCAGAGGCTCTAGTCATGGAGCAGAGGAAGGGAGTATGTATCTAGGGAAGAGTGTGTAGGGATAGGGAGTTTACTGGTCAGGATGTTACAAGTCAGGTGTGTAGGGGGTAGTTTAGACAGTAGGGGTGTATGGGTTTGTGTGCTGTGCATGAGACATTTGAAGTGTGTGGAAGAATATGATGTATGGGAGTGTGTATAGGCAAGACATATCAAAGTGGGATGGCTAGGGCAGTGgttgtcaacccagtcctctggcacacctagccagctgggatttcaggatatccgcaatgaatactGTGAAGAATGagctgtcctatcctgggtaggccactagatggTGCTGTTCCCATAGGAATGGGGGGAAATGCTTATGCTtaggatgagtcactagagggagccagtaggggaaagtccagctggaggtcgctaggacctgggagagtcctgggttggaaacaggtgaaggttgttatgggctgggtcctgcctggaatttgggggaagagcctaaaggggtgtAGAAGCTAGTCACCCATTTTATACCTGCCTGAGtttggaaaggggaaggagaagagaaaggaactGGACAGCTGGCAGCTGAGGAAAGGGGATTCTCTGAAGGTACTGGCTGGGCTCTAGAGAGACTGTTGTGTTAATCTGTTGTATATAGAACTGTATAAGAAGAACAAGGAACTAGCAGCCAGGGGCTGGAGGACAGAAGGCTGTTAGCACTGAGCCCAGGTGTCCATGGGTGTGAGGCTCAGTGGGAAGATGTGAAAGAGTTTAAGCTTGTGGTAATGTTTTAAAGCTGGAAGaaggaaagtgttttaagctggaagaagtgtgccccagggggctggaataaagagctgctTGGTGAATATGCTGTGTTGAACTTGAGTGATTTGCATCTAATCTGCATATCTACtgcaagctcaccctgagtggaaAAAAGGGCCCAGGATCTTGAGTTTGGAGTGTtcaggatgctgggaagagaccGGCTGGAGTCCTGCTTGGGAGTCAGAgaccagtgaggcctgctggagaacGGGAGGAGAAGCCTCGTTTTCACAATATGCACAATATAGATTTGCAGTGCAAGCAAATCTATCatccatattcactgtggatcagAGGGCGACCAAACCCGCTTTTTTTCCGGTTTCAGTTGTGATTGAATCTGCAGCTGAAATTCACCACTTGGTTTTGCCAAATACGAAATCTGCACATCCTCCACTCCCTCACTCTTccttgccaacccccccccccccccgaaccaaaCGAGCTcccacttcctctcctctcccctggacCCACAGGCCACTGAGGTGGTGTTCACGGTGGGTCTGCagagagggggttgggggggtgcaAAGAAACACTTCTTGCCTCTTCTGCCTTCTCTCAGGGTATATAACATTTCTAAAGTATGAGTGATGAGAGGAGGTGGGCATAGCATACACTGCACTTACTTACTAGATTTGATTCCATTAGACATTCCACTTATTTTTTTCCTTGCTCCTTCTCTTTGGAAGGCTCATGCTCTATATTTTACAGACTAATTTTAAGAAATTTCAGGTAGgcctaaaaacatatttttttcaccTATATTTCCTCGTGACTGGTTCACAGGCCCAGAAATGAACTACTGGTTGCTGCTGCTGGGAACTCTTTtccttcttctcttcccttctctgatcTTTTCTCTTTGGTTTAGATTttatgtagaattttttttttttttttttgtaagccacaGATTTGTATCCCAAGAAGGTTGGTATAtcaaggaaaaattagttcttacccgataattttctttcctttagtcccaaagaatTAGTCCATACTTGTGAGTTGTGCccaccatctaccagcaggtggagatagagagcaaattcCACATAAAGCTGCTGTGCACTAGGTTTAATTCGGTATTCAGATAGCCAAGCAGTAAGAAGTTAAtaggaaaaaataaagaacacctgCCTCTAACAAATTTTTATAATCTCTGAAGAACAAACACTAACCTTGTGCCTAAGAAACAGGAAAATCAACAAATAACCAAACAAAACAAGATCTGGACTAATCCTTTcagactaaaagaaagaaaattatcaggtgagaatagtggcataccaagggggggggggcggtgggggcggtccgccctgggtgcacgccacgggggggggggggtgctgcggcgcgcaactgttgccctgtctcagtctgATTTCGCAATTCgcttgtgttcactgctccctctgagtctgccccggaacaggttacttcctgttccggggcagactcagagggagcagtgaacacaagcGAACTGCGAAATCGGACTGAGACAGAgcaacaggcgtgcgccgcggcaccccctccccccccagcggcgtgcacccggggggggtgtcatttcgccgggggggggggggggcgcatcggcgatccgccccgggtgtcagctagggtcggaacgccactgggtgagaACTAGTTTTTCCTTCCTTACCGTCTCCAAAGGATTAGTCCATACTTGTGGGATGTATAAAAGTAGTCCTCAAGTTAGGAGGCAATGTTAT is a window of Microcaecilia unicolor chromosome 2, aMicUni1.1, whole genome shotgun sequence DNA encoding:
- the NUDT2 gene encoding bis(5'-nucleosyl)-tetraphosphatase [asymmetrical]; amino-acid sequence: MSVRACGLIIFRRLQSDVPAQEVADNIEFLLLQTSYGIHHWTPPKGHVDPGEDDLTAALRETEEEAGLHASQFNVIKGFQKELGYPVKGKPKTVIYWLAEIKDAATEIKLSHEHQAFSWLKLPEACKLSGYPQMQEALKEAHRFLCTKV